One genomic segment of Brassica napus cultivar Da-Ae chromosome A3, Da-Ae, whole genome shotgun sequence includes these proteins:
- the LOC106440908 gene encoding protein SUPPRESSOR OF NPR1-1 CONSTITUTIVE 4 → MGASTVLLCGVVLIHVFASQTDAQRPRSPWKTLSGDAPRVISRGGFSGLFPDSSLDAYNFALQTSVADAILWCDVQLTKDGAGICFPDLNMSNASTIEVVYPKGQKTYPVNGVPTQGWFTVDFSLKDLNKVYLIRGILSRSDRFDGNGYTISTVQTVNIELRPRGLWLNVQHDAFYAQNNLSMSNFLISASKNVSIDYISSPEVNFFTKIAGRFGHNGPIFVFRFLEKETFERTTNRSYGSILSNLTFVKTFASGILVPKSYVLPLDDKQYLLPSTSLVQDAHKAGLEVFVSGFANDVDIAHDYSYDPVSEYLSFVDNGNFSVDGVLSDFPISASASVECFSHLRRNATKQVDFLVISKNGASGDYPGCTDLAYDKAIRDGAGVIDCSVQMSRDGKPFCSHSIDLSNITNIAQTSFAQRSTHVPEISSNDGIYTFSLTWSEIQSLIPAISNPYRVYNMFRNPNEKKSGKLILLSEFLKLAKHSTSLSGVLISVENAMYLRQKQGLNMVKAVLDTLTETAYSTRITTTKVMIQSTDSSVLVEFRNQSKYETVYKVEKTISDISDSAIEEIKEFASAVVITKVSVFPTFYGFVTGQTNVVERLQKSQLPVYVELFQNEFVSQPYDFFSDATVEINSYVTGAGVNGTITEFPFTAARYRRNKCLGSKETLPYMAPVQPGGLLEVVSPASLPPAEAPNPVFTDADVPGYDHYKQCSQTFLCGNQGGLLYPFWTPDRETCGYPGFKLNCSQGFAELTVSSVKFRILNANYTSRNIRLARSDYIDNICPSDPLNGPFYQNALQLANDTNLLTMLYDCQDLSSIIYSSEAYNYVTDFQCKEGVKNNNYCVVINSSSSLFNGRDGIDYMKENCTDYVSMPFSGSNLHTLDSNNLKKTLEQGFELQLKQDCSMCLESKGACGYDQAFNRFVCYCDDGTHGDTCSSGKTSQGFSVNTVHKGSLVNAIGKVSGSVAGVVMFLVLLSLFLCYLWKRETRQRQQNLKSLIPLKHYSYAQVKRITKSFAEVVGRGGFGIVYRGTLPDGRMVAVKVLKDSKGNGEDFTNEVASMSQTSHHNIVSLLGFCSERSKRAIIYEFLGNGSLDKFIAGNTLDWTALYQIALGVARGLEYLHHGCKTRIVHFDIKPQNVLLDENFCPKVSDFGLAKLCEKKESALSLLDTRGTVGYIAPEMISRVYGSVSHKSDVYSYGMLVLEMIGARNKEKAHQDSASNTSSIYFPEWIYRDIELGKSRRLIEDEISNEEHELAKKMALVGLWCIQSSPLDRPPMNRVVEMMEGSLDALEVPPRPVLQIPIAPLQEPSTLSRDISVYTEE, encoded by the exons ATGGGAGCTTCAACAGTTTTACTATGTGGTGTTGTTCTGATTCACGTGTTTGCTTCTCAAACTGACGCTCAAAGACCTAGAAGTCCATGGAAAACACTCAGTG GTGATGCTCCTCGTGTGATCTCTCGTGGAGGGTTTTCTGGATTGTTTCCAGATTCGAGCCTTGATGCTTACAACTTCGCACTACAGACAAGTGTAGCAGATGCTATCCTGTGGTGTGATGTTCAATTAACCAAAGATGGAGCTGGGATTTGTTTCCCTGATCTAAACATGAGCAATGCTTCAACTATTGAAGTTGTTTACCCAAAGGGTCAAAAAACTTACCCGGTTAATGGAGTCCCTACTCAGGGCTGGTTCACCGTTGATTTCTCCTTGAAAGATCTCAACAAGGTTTACT TGATCCGAGGTATATTATCTCGTTCAGACAGATTCGATGGTAATGGATACACGATCTCCACTGTTCAAACTGTAAACATAGAGTTGAGACCACGAGGCTTATGGTTAAACGTTCAGCACGATGCCTTCTACGCGCAGAATAATCTGAGCATGAGCAATTTTCTGATATCTGCTTCAAAAAATGTTTCCATTGACTACATCTCTTCCCCTGAAGTGAATTTCTTTACAAAGATTGCTGGCCGGTTCGGGCATAATGGACCGATCTTCGTGTTCCGTTTTCTCGAGAAAGAAACATTCGAGCGGACGACAAACAGATCATACGGTTCTATCTTGAGTAACTTGACTTTTGTCAAGACGTTTGCTTCAGGGATTCTTGTTCCCAAGTCTTACGTATTGCCACTCGATGACAAGCAGTACTTGCTTCCCTCCACATCCTTAGTTCAAGATGCTCACAAAGCAGGACTTGAAGTGTTTGTGTCGGGTTTTGCTAATGATGTTGATATTGCACATGACTATAGTTATGATCCTGTCTCTGAGTATCTATCTTTTGTGGATAATGGCAACTTCTCTGTCGATGGTGTTCTCTCTGACTTTCCCATAAGTGCATCTGCATCTGTCG AATGCTTCTCCCACCTTCGCAGAAACGCTACAAAACAAG TTGATTTTCTTGTTATATCAAAAAATGGAGCGAGTGGGGACTATCCTGGATGTACAGACTTGGCATATGATAAGGCTATCAGAGATGGTGCTGGTGTTATCGACTGCTCGGTCCAAATGTCCAGAGACGGTAAACCTTTTTGCTCACATTCAATAGATCTCTCGAACATCACAAACATCGCCCAAACATCTTTCGCTCAGCGTTCAACACATGTTCCTGAGATTAGCTCAAACGATGGAATATACACTTTTAGTCTCACATGGTCTGAGATCCAGAGCTTGATTC CTGCGATTTCAAACCCTTACAGGGTATACAATATGTTCAGGAATCCGAATGAGAAAAAATCTGGAAAGCTTATTTTACTTTCTGAATTCCTAAAGTTGGCAAAACACTCCACTTCTCTCTCCGGTGTTTTGATCAGTGTAGAG AATGCAATGTACCTGCGACAGAAGCAAGGGCTCAACATGGTTAAAGCGGTTCTCGATACCCTCACGGAAACTGCTTACAGCACTcgaataaccactacaaaagtCATGATTCAGTCAACGGATAGCTCGGTCCTAGTTGAGTTCAGGAATCAGAGCAAGTATGAGACAGTCTACAAAGTTGAAAAAACCATTAGTGATATTAGTGACTCTGCTATTGAAGAGATAAAAGAATTTGCCAGTGCTGTTGTCATCACGAAAGTATCAGTATTTCCCACATTTTATGGGTTCGTCACGGGGCAAACCAATGTTGTGGAGAGGCTGCAGAAGTCTCAGCTTCCGGTATATGTGGAACTGTTCCAGAACGAGTTTGTATCTCAGCCATATGACTTCTTCTCTGACGCAACTGTTGAGATAAACTCTTATGTTACTGGAGCTGGTGTAAATGGAACCATCACTGAGTTTCCTTTCACAGCTGCTAGATACAGAA GGAATAAATGTTTGGGAAGCAAAGAAACTCTACCTTACATGGCTCCTGTCCAACCAGGTGGCCTCTTAGAAGTTGTGAGTCCGGCGTCCTTACCTCCAGCCGAAGCTCCAAACCCAGTGTTCACAGATGCTGATGTCCCAGGTTATGACCATTACAAACAATGCAGTCAAACGTTTCTCTGTGGTAATCAAGGCGGTCTCTTGTACCCTTTCTGGACACCTGACAGAGAAACCTGCGGCTACCCTGGCTTTAAGCTCAACTGTAGCCAAGGATTCGCAGAGCTTACTGTCTCTTCCGTGAAGTTCAGAATCTTAAACGCAAATTACACTTCTCGTAATATAAGACTCGCCAGATCAGATTATATCGACAATATTTGTCCTTCAGACCCACTAAATGGACCATTCTACCAAAATGCCCTTCAACTGGCTAATGACACCAATCTGCTAACAATGCTTTATGACTGCCAAGACTTATCATCCATTATCTACAGTAGTGAAGCTTACAATTACGTTACAGACTTTCAATGTAAAGAAGGTGTAAAAAACAACAACTATTGTGTTGTGATAAACAGCTCGTCTTCTTTATTCAACGGGAGGGATGGCATTGACTACATGAAGGAAAACTGCACAGATTACGTCAGCATGCCTTTTTCCGGATCGAACCTACACACTCTGGATTCAAATAATCTAAAGAAGACTCTTGAACAGGGTTTCGAGCTTCAACTTAAACAAGACTGCTCCATGTGCCTAGAATCTAAGGGTGCTTGTGGATACGATCAAGCTTTTAATCGATTCGTCTGCTATTGCGACGATGGGACCCATGGCGATACTTGTAGCTCTGGAAAGACAAGTCAAG GGTTTTCGGTCAACACAGTTCACAAAG GGTCTTTGGTCAATGCAATTGGCAAAG TTTCGGGCTCAGTAGCAGGCGTTGTTATGTTCTTGGTCTTACTATCATTGTTTCTTTGTTACCTCTGGAAGAGAGAAACACGACAGAGACAGCAAAATCTCAAGTCTCTTATTCCACTCAAACACTACTCTTATGCACAAGTGAAAAGAATTACAAAGTCATTTGCGGAAGTGGTCGGGAGAGGCGGATTTGGAATTGTGTATCGAGGAACTCTTCCTGATGGTCGTATGGTTGCGGTGAAGGTCTTGAAAGATTCAAAGGGCAATGGTGAAGATTTCACGAACGAGGTTGCAAGCATGAGCCAAACTTCTCATCACAACATTGTTTCCTTGCTTGGTTTCTGCTCTGAACGTTCCAAAAGAGctattatatatgaatttttggGAAACGGGTCCCTTGATAAATTCATCGCAGGCAATACTTTGGACTGGACGGCATTGTATCAAATTGCGCTTGGAGTTGCTCGAGGCCTAGAATACTTGCATCACGGCTGCAAAACGAGGATTGTACATTTCGACATAAAACCACAAAATGTACTCTTAGATGAAAACTTTTGCCCCAAGGTTTCAGACTTTGGTCTTGCTAAGCTCTGCGAGAAGAAAGAGAGTGCACTGTCATTGCTGGACACACGAGGTACAGTCGGGTACATAGCACCAGAAATGATTTCAAGGGTCTAtgggagtgtctctcacaagtCAGATGTATATAGCTACGGGATGTTGGTTCTAGAGATGATTGGCGCAAGGAATAAAGAAAAAGCTCATCAAGACTCCGCTTCTAACACGAGTTCAATATACTTTCCTGAGTGGATATATAGGGATATTGAATTAGGAAAGTCTAGAAGGCTTATCGAGGATGAAATCAGCAATGAGGAACATGAGCTAGCAAAGAAGATGGCTTTGGTTGGTTTGTGGTGTATTCAGTCTTCTCCGTTGGATCGCCCACCTATGAACAGAGTTGTAGAGATGATGGAAGGAAGCTTGGATGCTCTTGAAGTGCCCCCTAGGCCTGTTTTGCAAATTCCCATAGCACCTCTTCAAGAACCTTCAACACTTTCAAGGGATATTTCGGTTTACACCGAAGAATGA
- the LOC106440911 gene encoding protein disulfide-isomerase 5-4 isoform X1, with product MVSTSRIKSVDFYRKIPRDLTEATLSGAGLSIVAALSMLFLFGMELNNYLAVSTTTSIIVDRSSDGDFLRMDFNISFPSLSCEFASVDVSDVLGTNRLNVTKTIRKFSIDSNLRPTGSEFHSGEVLSHVNHDEAGEEVVEDSVSLTSRNFDTLLHQFPISVVNFYAPWCYWCNLLKPSWEKAAKQIKERYANILPLDKESVVLFFSYKCLAFGRYDPEMDGRVILAKVDCTQEADLCRKNHIQGYPSIRIFRQGSDLKDNAHHDHESYYGDRDTESLVKMVIGLVEPIHLEPHKLALEDKSDNASKTLKKAPSTGGCRIEGYIRVKKVPGNLMVSARSGSHSFDSTQMNMSHVVNHLSFGRKILPQTFTDLKRLSPYLGQSHDRLNGRPFINQRDLGPNVTIEHYLQIVKTEVLKSNGHAMVEEYEYTAHSSVAHSYYLPVAKFHFELSPMQVLITENSRSFSHFITNVCAIIGGVFTVAGILDSILHQTMTLMKKIELGKNF from the exons ATGGTCTCCACAAGCAGGATCAAATCCGTCGATTTCTACAG GAAAATCCCGAGGGATTTGACAGAGGCGACTCTCTCTGGAGCTGGTTTGTCCATTGTAGCAGCCCTCTCTATGCTCTTTTTATTTGGAATG GAGTTAAATAATTACTTGGCTGTCAGCACTACAACGTCCATCATCGTTGATCGGAGCTCTGATGGAGACTTCCTGCGCATGGATTTTAACATAAG CTTCCCATCACTTTCATGTGAATTTGCATCTGTGGATGTCAGTGACGTATTAGGAACT AATAGGCTAAATGTAACAAAGACAATTCGGAAATTTTCTATTGATTCGAATTTGAGACCTACTGGTTCTGAGTTTCACTCTGGGGAAGTTTTATCGCACGTTAATCACGATGAAGCAGGCGAAGAAGTAGTTGAAGATTCTGTATCCCTTACTAGCCGCAACTTCGACACATTGTTACATCA GTTCCCTATCTCGGTTGTTAATTTCTATGCTCCGTGGTGCTATTGGTGTAATCTCCTG AAACCATCGTGGGAGAAAGcagcaaaacaaataaaagagaGGTATGCCAATATACTCCCTTTAGATAAAGAATCTGTGgtactatttttttcttataaatgtCTTGCTTTTGGTAGATATGATCCAGAAATGGACGGACGTGTCATTTTGGCAAAAGTGGACTGCACCCAAGAAGCTGATCTCTGTCGGAA GAATCACATTCAAGGGTATCCATCAATTCGTATTTTCCGCCAAGGCAGTGATCTTAA GGACAAtgcacaccatgatcatgaatCGTACTATGGAGATCGTGATACAGAAAGCTTAGTGAAG ATGGTGATAGGTCTGGTTGAACCAATCCATCTGGAGCCCCATAAACTAGCATTAGAGGACAAATCCGACAATGCATCGAAAACTTTAAAAAAGGCACCTTCTACAGGAGGATGTCGAATTGAAGGATACATACGTGTAAAGAAG GTTCCAGGCAACCTAATGGTTTCAGCTCGCTCGGGATCTCATTCATTTGATTCTACTCAGATGAATATGTCCCATGTTGTTAACCATCTTTCATTTGGGCGGAAGATTTTGCCTCAGACATTCACGGACTTAAAGCGCTTGTCACCGTATCTCGGACAAAGCCACGACCGTTTGAACGGTCGCCCCTTCATCAATCAACGTGATCTCGGTCCTAATGTTACC ATCGAGCATTATCTTCAAATAGTAAAGACAGAGGTATTGAAAAGCAATGGACATGCAATGGTCGAGGAGTATGAGTACACAGCTCATAGCAGCGTTGCTCATAGTTACTATTTACCAGTCGCCAAGTTTCACTTCGAGCTCTCACCGATGCAG GTTCTCATAACCGAAAACTCCAGATCCTTCTCACACTTCATTACCAATGTATGCGCCATTATCGGTGGTGTCTTCACG GTTGCCGGAATCTTGGATTCTATTCTCCACCAGACGATGACACTGATGAAAAAGATTGAACTTGGTAAAAACTTTTGA
- the LOC106440911 gene encoding protein disulfide-isomerase 5-4 isoform X2, with the protein MVSTSRIKSVDFYRKIPRDLTEATLSGAGLSIVAALSMLFLFGMELNNYLAVSTTTSIIVDRSSDGDFLRMDFNISFPSLSCEFASVDVSDVLGTNRLNVTKTIRKFSIDSNLRPTGSEFHSGEVLSHVNHDEAGEEVVEDSVSLTSRNFDTLLHQFPISVVNFYAPWCYWCNLLKPSWEKAAKQIKERYDPEMDGRVILAKVDCTQEADLCRKNHIQGYPSIRIFRQGSDLKDNAHHDHESYYGDRDTESLVKMVIGLVEPIHLEPHKLALEDKSDNASKTLKKAPSTGGCRIEGYIRVKKVPGNLMVSARSGSHSFDSTQMNMSHVVNHLSFGRKILPQTFTDLKRLSPYLGQSHDRLNGRPFINQRDLGPNVTIEHYLQIVKTEVLKSNGHAMVEEYEYTAHSSVAHSYYLPVAKFHFELSPMQVLITENSRSFSHFITNVCAIIGGVFTVAGILDSILHQTMTLMKKIELGKNF; encoded by the exons ATGGTCTCCACAAGCAGGATCAAATCCGTCGATTTCTACAG GAAAATCCCGAGGGATTTGACAGAGGCGACTCTCTCTGGAGCTGGTTTGTCCATTGTAGCAGCCCTCTCTATGCTCTTTTTATTTGGAATG GAGTTAAATAATTACTTGGCTGTCAGCACTACAACGTCCATCATCGTTGATCGGAGCTCTGATGGAGACTTCCTGCGCATGGATTTTAACATAAG CTTCCCATCACTTTCATGTGAATTTGCATCTGTGGATGTCAGTGACGTATTAGGAACT AATAGGCTAAATGTAACAAAGACAATTCGGAAATTTTCTATTGATTCGAATTTGAGACCTACTGGTTCTGAGTTTCACTCTGGGGAAGTTTTATCGCACGTTAATCACGATGAAGCAGGCGAAGAAGTAGTTGAAGATTCTGTATCCCTTACTAGCCGCAACTTCGACACATTGTTACATCA GTTCCCTATCTCGGTTGTTAATTTCTATGCTCCGTGGTGCTATTGGTGTAATCTCCTG AAACCATCGTGGGAGAAAGcagcaaaacaaataaaagagaG ATATGATCCAGAAATGGACGGACGTGTCATTTTGGCAAAAGTGGACTGCACCCAAGAAGCTGATCTCTGTCGGAA GAATCACATTCAAGGGTATCCATCAATTCGTATTTTCCGCCAAGGCAGTGATCTTAA GGACAAtgcacaccatgatcatgaatCGTACTATGGAGATCGTGATACAGAAAGCTTAGTGAAG ATGGTGATAGGTCTGGTTGAACCAATCCATCTGGAGCCCCATAAACTAGCATTAGAGGACAAATCCGACAATGCATCGAAAACTTTAAAAAAGGCACCTTCTACAGGAGGATGTCGAATTGAAGGATACATACGTGTAAAGAAG GTTCCAGGCAACCTAATGGTTTCAGCTCGCTCGGGATCTCATTCATTTGATTCTACTCAGATGAATATGTCCCATGTTGTTAACCATCTTTCATTTGGGCGGAAGATTTTGCCTCAGACATTCACGGACTTAAAGCGCTTGTCACCGTATCTCGGACAAAGCCACGACCGTTTGAACGGTCGCCCCTTCATCAATCAACGTGATCTCGGTCCTAATGTTACC ATCGAGCATTATCTTCAAATAGTAAAGACAGAGGTATTGAAAAGCAATGGACATGCAATGGTCGAGGAGTATGAGTACACAGCTCATAGCAGCGTTGCTCATAGTTACTATTTACCAGTCGCCAAGTTTCACTTCGAGCTCTCACCGATGCAG GTTCTCATAACCGAAAACTCCAGATCCTTCTCACACTTCATTACCAATGTATGCGCCATTATCGGTGGTGTCTTCACG GTTGCCGGAATCTTGGATTCTATTCTCCACCAGACGATGACACTGATGAAAAAGATTGAACTTGGTAAAAACTTTTGA
- the LOC106440912 gene encoding 60S ribosomal protein L14-2 translates to MVFKRYVEIGRVALVNYGKDHGKLVVIVDVVDQNRALVDAPDMERIQMNFKRLSLTDIVIEINRVPKKKALIEAMEKADVKNKWEKSSWGRKLIVQKRRASLNDFDRFKIMLAKIKKAGVVRQELAKLKKEITA, encoded by the exons ATG GTTTTCAAGAGGTACGTGGAGATCGGGAGAGTGGCTCTTGTGAACTATGGAAAAGACCATGGAAAGCTCGTTGTTATCGTCGACGTCGTTGACCAGAACAGG GCTTTGGTAGACGCACCTGACATGGAGAGAATCCAGATGAACTTCAAGAGGTTGTCACTTACTGACATCGTGATTGAGATCAACCGAGTGCCAAAGAAGAAGGCTTTGATAGAGGCCATGGAGAAGGCTG ACGTGAAGAACAAGTGGGAGAAGAGCTCGTGGGGTAGGAAGCTCATCGTTCAGAAGCGTAGGGCTAGCCTCAATGATTTCGACAGGTTCAAGATCATGTTGGCCAAGATCAAG AAAGCTGGTGTTGTCAGGCAAGAGCTTGCAAAACTCAAGAAGGAAATCACTGCCTGA
- the LOC106440913 gene encoding DDRGK domain-containing protein 1, which produces MEEIFALIVSMILIAAVIPLFLWKRRVDSSRSREEDAAPPPQVQARENVGRGTGGGGRRMRRRPAASTGASSSSASNVQENISGSEDEEEDEAGGNQARASKKKEKKRQEREEQRQAEEAARESRSTKQDWYAEMRRKKDEEREAEERKLEEEEKARQAKEEEAAALEFDKWKGEFSVDAEGTTEEVEGGNQDLLSEFVEYIKKQKCVPLEDLAAEFHLRTQECINRIASLESIGRLSGVMDDRGKYIYISMEEMNAVADYIKRQGRVSISHLASKSNQFIDLEPKVQHDLTEEISGVVEEISVS; this is translated from the exons ATGGAGGAGATCTTCGCTCTGATAGTCTCCATGATCCTCATAGCTGCGGTGATCCCTTTGTTCTTATGGAAACGTCGGGTAGATAGTAGCAGATCACGTGAGGAAGATGCAGCACCACCTCCGCAG GTTCAGGCGCGTGAAAACGTGGGACGTGGTACTGGTGGTGGTGGGCGTAGAATGCGTCGGAGACCTGCAGCTTCTACTGGCGCTAGCTCCTCCTCAGCTTCCAACGTTCAAG AAAACATCAGTGGGAGcgaagatgaagaggaagatgaagccGGTGGAAATCAGGCCAGAgcatcaaagaagaaagagaagaagcgACAAGAACGAGAAGAACAAAGACAG GCTGAAGAAGCTGCACGCGAGTCAAGGAGTACAAAACAAGATTGGTATGCAGAAATGCGGAGGAAGAAGGATGAAGAGCGTGAGGCAGAGGAGCGGAAGTTG gaagaagaagaaaaagcacGACAAGCAAAGGAAGAAGAGGCAGCTGCGTTAGAGTTTGACAAATGGAAAGGCGAATTCTCAGTTGATGCTGAAGGTACTACAGAGGAAGTGGAGGGCGGGAATCAAGATTTGCTTTCAGAATTTGTTGAATACATTAAG AAACAGAAATGTGTTCCACTTGAAGATCTCGCAGCAGAGTTTCATCTACGAACTCAG GAATGCATCAACAGGATCGCCTCTTTGGAGAGCATAg GGCGGCTCTCGGGGGTTATGGATGATAGAGGcaaatacatatacatatcaATGGAAGAGATGAATGCGGTTGCTGATTACATCAAACGTCAAGGAAGAGTTAGCATCTCACACCTAGCAAGCAAGTCGAACCAGTTCATCGACTTGGAGCCCAAAGTACAGCATGACCTGACTGAAGAAATCAGCGGCGTGGTGGAAGAGATCTCAGTTTCTTAG
- the LOC106440914 gene encoding protein translation factor SUI1 homolog 1-like has protein sequence MSELDSQVPTAFDPFADANAEDSGAGTKEYVHIRVQQRNGRKSLTTVQGLKKEYSYSKILKDLKKEFCCNGTVVQDSELGQVIQLQGDQRKNVSTFLVQAGLVKKDNIKIHGF, from the exons ATGTCTGAACTTGATTCCCAGGTCCCTACTGCCTTCG ACCCGTTTGCTGATGCGAATGCTGAGGACTCAGGTGCGGGAACAAAAGAGTACGTCCACATCCGTGTGCAGCAGCGCAATGGTAGGAAAAGCTTGACAACCGTCCAGGGGCTGAAGAAAGAGTATAGTTACAGCAAGATACTTAAGGACctcaagaaagagttttgtTGCAACGGAACAGTGGTTCAAGACTCTGAACTCGGACAG GTTATTCAGCTTCAAGGAGACCAGAGGAAGAACGTCTCCACGTTCCTTGTCCAG GCTGGCCTAGTGAAGAAGGACAACATCAAGATCCATGGTTTCTGA
- the LOC106440946 gene encoding napin-B-like: MANKLFLVSATLAFFFLLTNASIYRTIVELEEDDTTNPMGPFGGKQKCRREFQQAQHLRACQQWLHKKGMQARRGPWSLEEEFDFEDDMVNSDSRRPPLLQQCCNELHQEEPDCVCPTLKQASKAVRLQIQQGQPQVVRRIYQTAKHLLNICQIPQVSICPFRKTMPFQPPHY; encoded by the coding sequence ATGGCGAACAAGCTCTTCCTCGTCTCCGCAACTCTcgccttcttctttctcctcaccAACGCATCCATCTACCGCACAATCGTtgagttggaagaagatgaCACCACCAACCCAATGGGCCCATTCGGCGGAAAACAGAAATGTAGGAGGGAGTTTCAGCAAGCACAGCACCTAAGAGCTTGCCAGCAATGGCTCCACAAGAAAGGAATGCAAGCCCGTCGTGGTCCTTGGTCCCTCGAGGAGGAGTTCGACTTCGAAGACGACATGGTGAACTCTGATTCCCGGAGACCGCCGCTACTCCAGCAGTGCTGCAACGAGCTTCACCAGGAAGAGCCAGATTGCGTCTGCCCAACCTTGAAACAAGCGTCCAAAGCGGTTAGACTCCAGATCCAACAGGGACAACCCCAAGTAGTGAGACGTATCTACCAGACCGCTAAGCACTTGCTTAACATTTGCCAAATTCCGCAAGTTAGCATTTGTCCCTTCAGGAAGACCATGCCTTTCCAGCCTCCCCACTACTAG